TTTTTCAGACGGCCTTTTTTTCAGACGGCCTTTTTTCAGACGGCCTTTTTTCAGACGGCCTTTTTTCAGACGGCCTTTTTTCAGACGGCCTTTTTTCAGACGGCCTTTTTTCAGACGGCCTTTTTTGTTCCGACTACCGTTAAAATAAGATAAAGTTTTGACTTATTATGCAAAAAGAGTCAAGCTAGCTGTATCAGATTCTGTCCGAAACTTTAGTATTAGAGGCATATAATGACTGCAACCCAATTGATTCAATCGCTTACCAAAATTGTCGGCGAAGATTTTATTATTACCGATCCTGCAAAAACCGAGCCTTACCGTCAGGGCTACCGTTTTGGCGAGGGCAAAGCGTTGGCGGTTGTCCGGCCGGGCACTTTGTTGGAGCAGTGGCAGGTGTTGCAGGCTTGTGTGGAAGCGGATGTTATCGTGTTAACTCAGGCGGCGAATACCGGGTTGACGGGCGGTTCGACGCCGGACGGTAATGATTACGACCGCGACATTGTGATTGTCAACACCATGCGGATGAACATTATTCAGTTGATTAATAATAACGAGCAGGTGGTGTGTTTGCCGGGTGCGACCTTAAACCGTTTGGAAAAATTGCTGAAGCCGTTGGGGCGCGAGCCGCATTCGGTAATCGGTTCGTCTTGTATTGGGGCGTCGGTATTGGGCGGGGTGTGCAACAACTCCGGCGGTGCTTTGGTTCAGCGTGGGCCGGCTTATACGGAAATGGCTCTGTTTGCGCAATTGGATGAAAACGGCAGCCTGCAGTTGGTGAATCACTTGGGCATTGAGTTGGGCGATACGCCGGAAGAAATTCTGACCAATCTGCAAGGCCATCATTATCAGCGTAAAGACATTAAGTTGGATGCGGGCAAAGGCCACGATCATACTTATTGCGACCATGTGCGTTGTGTCGACGAGCCGACTGCGGCGCGTTTCAATGCGGATCCTTCCCGGCATTACGAGGCTTCGGGTTGCGCGGGCAAGCTGATGGTGTTCGCGGTGCGCTTGGATACGTTCCCCGAAGAAAAAAATACGGCGGTATTTTATATCGGCACGAATGATATCAACGAGCTGACCGATATACGCCGTGCGGCGTTGGCTCAGTTTGCCAATTTGCCGGTATCGGGCGAGTATATTCATCGCGACGCGTTCGATATTGCCGATGTATACGGCAAGGATACGTTTTTTGTGATTAAGCAGTTTGGGACGCACAGGCTGCCTGCTTTATTCGACTGGAAGGCTAAAATCGACCGTTTCGGCAGGAATTTCCGCTTTTTGCCTAAGCATTTTTCCGATAAGGCTTTGCAGTTTGCCGGCCGTTTTCTGCCCGACCATCTGCCGAAGTCGTTACGCAGTTACCGCGACCTTTACGAACACCATTTGATTTTGAAAATGGGCGGTGACGGTGTGGAAGAGGCGAGAAGTTTTCTGAAAAATTATTTTGCTGCCAAAACGGGGGCTTACTTCGAGTGTAGTCCGGAAGAAACCCAAGCGGCGATGCTGCACCGTTTTGCCGTTGCTTCCGCAGCCGTGCGCTACCGTGCCGTGCATGATGATGAAGTTGAAGATATTGTGGCTTTGGATATTGCTTTGCGTCGCGACGATAGGGACTGGTTTGAACGTCTGCCGTCTGAAATCGACAGTAAAATCAGCCATAAGCTGTATTACGGCCATTTTATGTGCCATGTGTTCCATCAGGATTACATTGTGAAAAAAGGCCATGATTGTGTGGCGTTGGAGCATGAAATGCTGGCCTTGCTGGATCAGCGCGGTGCGCAATATCCTGCGGAGCATAATGTCGGCCACCTTTATGAAGCGAAGCCTGCTTTGAAGCAGTTTTACCGCAAACTGGATCCGACCAACAGCTTTAATCCGGGCATAGGCAAAACGTCTAAGAAGAAATATTGGGCTGAATAAATCGGGATAATGAAAAGGCCGTCTGAAATTTTCAGACGGCCTTTTTATATTTGCGTATCGGTTGGAAACGGATAAGTTAAATCAATTCCAAATCCGGGCCGGCGGTTTGGGCGCGGCGGCTGCGCAATTGGATGTCGGTGCGCAAATCGTGTGCGGAGTCGGCGTTTTTGATGGCATCTTGGAAGCTGATTTGACCGGTTTCATACAGGTTGTATAAGGCTTGGTCGAATGTCTGCATACCGGATGCGGTGGATTTTTTCATCACTTCTTTAATCCCGTGTACGTCGCCTTTCAGAATCAGTTCGGCAATGAGCGGAGAATTCATCAGGATTTCCGCTGCGGCAACACGGCCTCTGCCGCCTTCGCGCGGAATCAGGCGTTGGGATACGAAGGCTTGCAGGTTGAGCGACAGGTCGGTGAGCAGTTGGACGCGGCGCTCTTCGGGGAAGAAGTTGATAATGCGGTCCAAAGCCTGGTTGGTGCTGTTGGCGTGCAGCGTTGCCATACACAAGTGGCCGGTTTCGGCGAAGGCAATGGCATAGTCCATGGTTTCGCGGTCGCGGATTTCGCCGATCAGAATCACATCGGGTGCTTGACGCAGGGTGTTTTTCAATGCGGCATGCCAGTTTTCGGTGTCTACGCCGATTTCGCGTTGGGTAACGATACAGTTTTTGTGTTCGTGGACAAATTCGATCGGGTCTTCGATGGTGATGATGTGGTCGTGGCTGTTTTCATTGCGGAAGTCGATCATGGAAGCCAGCGACGTGGACTTACCCGAGCCGGTGCCGCCGACAAAAATCACCAAGCCGCGTTTCTGCATGGCGATGTCTTTTAATACGGGCGGCAGGTTGAGCGTGTCGAACGAAGGAATGTTGGACGTGATTGAGCGGAAAACCAAAGCGGTTGCGCCTCTTTGCACCATAGCATTGACGCGGAAGCGGCTGGTATTCGGCAGGCTGATGGCGAAGTTGCATTCGTTGGTTTGGGTGAATTCTTCGATCTGTTTGGGCGTCATGATGGAAAACGCCATTTCCATGCAGCGTTCCGCGTCCAGCGGCGTATCGCTGATGGGGGTGATTTTGCCGTCCAGCTTCATGGCGGGCGGGAATTTGGCGGTCACGAATAAATCGGAACCTTTGTATTTATTCAGGTGTTTCAGCCAAGAATAGAGTTCTTCTTTTGCGGGTAAAGACGTATTAGGATGGTTCATGGAAGCGTTCCCCAGTTATTTCACTATGTGTAAAGTTACTATGTAAAGATTTGTTTGCATTATAGCAAATCCGTGAAAGAAAAGACGTTTTATCGCGTTAAAGTGATGTTTATGGCTTAAATCGGGTGCGGTGCGTATAATACGGGCAGTTTACGGTTTAAGCGGAGAATAAAATGTCGTCTTTGAGCGTTAAAAAGATAGAAACTGTTGCTGTTGTCGGTGCAATGGAGCAGGAAATTGAATTGCTGAAAAACAGTTTGGGCAATTTGGAAGAGAAGCGTTTCGGCAATTTCACTTTTTACTGCGGTATGTTGGGCGGTAAACAGGTGGTTTTGGCGTTGAGCGGTATCGGAAAAGTGAATGCGGCAGTGTCAACGGCACTGTTGGTCGGTAAGTTCAATCCGGATTGCGTGATCAACACCGGCAGCGCGGGCGGTTTGTGCAGCGGCTTGAAAGTGGGCGATGTGGTGGTGGGGACACAGATTGCCCATCATGATGTGGACGTAACCGCATTCGGTTATGCTCCGGGTCAGGTGCCGCGTTTGGCCGCACGTTTCGATTCGGACGAACGGCTGGTGGCGGCTGCGGAAAAAGCGTCGGCGGCATTTGACGGTGCGGCGGTGCATCGCGGTTTGATTGTCAGCGGCGACCAGTTTGTGCACAGCAGCGAAAAAACGGCGGCCATCCGCAAGCTGTTTGAAGATGTGCGCGTCGTGGAAATGGAAGCGGCGGCGATTGCGCAAACGTGTGTGCAGTTGGATGTGCCGTTTGTGGTTATCCGTGCGGTTTCGGATTTGGCCGATGAAAAAGCGGACATCAGTTTCGAAGAATTTTTGGAAACGGCCTCGGTGCATTCGGCCGATATGGTCAAACGGATTGTGGCGGAACTGTAACTGTAATGAAAAGGCCGTCTGAAATTTTCAGACGGCCCGGGTATTTGGAAAAGCGATGGTTGCGGAAGAAACAACAGAATCCGGCAGCGGTGCCGCCAATGCGGCATTGAGGCTGTTCGGCGGGTATGCACCAGAAGCGGCGGAGCAGGTTGCGCCGTTTGTGCGGCGTTTGTTTGCGGCGTTGAAAGACGGCCACACGTTTATTTGGTTGGACGGCAACGATGCTGCTGCGCTGGGTCATGCTGCGCCGATTGTCGGCGTCGGCACCGATGCGCCTTTGGTGTTGGACGGCAGACGTTTGTTTTTGGGGCGGATGTGGCAGCTGGAACGCGACTTGGCCAAAGAAATCGTGCGCCTGGCAACGGCAAAAACGGCAGGCGTCGATTGGATGCGGAGCCGCGCGGTGTTGGCGGAGTGGTTTGCAGGCGAAAACAGCAAGGGGCAGCGTGATGCGGCGGCTTTGGCTTTATTGCAGCCGTTTATGCTGATCAGTGGCGGCCCGGGAACGGGTAAAACCACCACCGTAGCCAAATTGTTGGGATTGTTGTGTTTAAACAGCGGCAGTCTGCCGCGTATCGGGTTGGCCG
Above is a genomic segment from Neisseria weaveri containing:
- the dld gene encoding D-lactate dehydrogenase; protein product: MTATQLIQSLTKIVGEDFIITDPAKTEPYRQGYRFGEGKALAVVRPGTLLEQWQVLQACVEADVIVLTQAANTGLTGGSTPDGNDYDRDIVIVNTMRMNIIQLINNNEQVVCLPGATLNRLEKLLKPLGREPHSVIGSSCIGASVLGGVCNNSGGALVQRGPAYTEMALFAQLDENGSLQLVNHLGIELGDTPEEILTNLQGHHYQRKDIKLDAGKGHDHTYCDHVRCVDEPTAARFNADPSRHYEASGCAGKLMVFAVRLDTFPEEKNTAVFYIGTNDINELTDIRRAALAQFANLPVSGEYIHRDAFDIADVYGKDTFFVIKQFGTHRLPALFDWKAKIDRFGRNFRFLPKHFSDKALQFAGRFLPDHLPKSLRSYRDLYEHHLILKMGGDGVEEARSFLKNYFAAKTGAYFECSPEETQAAMLHRFAVASAAVRYRAVHDDEVEDIVALDIALRRDDRDWFERLPSEIDSKISHKLYYGHFMCHVFHQDYIVKKGHDCVALEHEMLALLDQRGAQYPAEHNVGHLYEAKPALKQFYRKLDPTNSFNPGIGKTSKKKYWAE
- a CDS encoding PilT/PilU family type 4a pilus ATPase, translating into MNHPNTSLPAKEELYSWLKHLNKYKGSDLFVTAKFPPAMKLDGKITPISDTPLDAERCMEMAFSIMTPKQIEEFTQTNECNFAISLPNTSRFRVNAMVQRGATALVFRSITSNIPSFDTLNLPPVLKDIAMQKRGLVIFVGGTGSGKSTSLASMIDFRNENSHDHIITIEDPIEFVHEHKNCIVTQREIGVDTENWHAALKNTLRQAPDVILIGEIRDRETMDYAIAFAETGHLCMATLHANSTNQALDRIINFFPEERRVQLLTDLSLNLQAFVSQRLIPREGGRGRVAAAEILMNSPLIAELILKGDVHGIKEVMKKSTASGMQTFDQALYNLYETGQISFQDAIKNADSAHDLRTDIQLRSRRAQTAGPDLELI
- a CDS encoding 5'-methylthioadenosine/adenosylhomocysteine nucleosidase, with product MSSLSVKKIETVAVVGAMEQEIELLKNSLGNLEEKRFGNFTFYCGMLGGKQVVLALSGIGKVNAAVSTALLVGKFNPDCVINTGSAGGLCSGLKVGDVVVGTQIAHHDVDVTAFGYAPGQVPRLAARFDSDERLVAAAEKASAAFDGAAVHRGLIVSGDQFVHSSEKTAAIRKLFEDVRVVEMEAAAIAQTCVQLDVPFVVIRAVSDLADEKADISFEEFLETASVHSADMVKRIVAEL